A genomic stretch from Lathyrus oleraceus cultivar Zhongwan6 chromosome 2, CAAS_Psat_ZW6_1.0, whole genome shotgun sequence includes:
- the LOC127119673 gene encoding protein root UVB sensitive 3 — protein MKSLSPSSPPFFSSLTLEEWNGSSPTKLSKTFTIKASSSSFSIQRSGARFTHVWRRFLQAFVPEGFPSSVTPDYVPFQIWDLLQGLSTYIRTMLSTQALLSAIGVGEKSATVIGATFQWFLRDLTGMVGGILFTFYQGSNLDSNAKMWRLVADLMNDLGMLMDLISPLFPSAFVFIVCLGSISRSFTGVASGATRAALTQHFALQDNAADISAKEGSQETVATMVGMALGMLVARITIGHPLAIWFSFLSLTLFHMYANYRAVRCLALNSLNPERSSILLHHFTETGQVLSPKQVSSLENVLPIQLTPWSSKKANSLDTKVRLGTRISSFDEMEIKEHLLSVASYYTKAKYLLVEKKGIVNVIVHKDSNGADILKSFIHALVLANNAYKSKSLHSDSQTWMENQYEVFIQKVKSLGWKTERLLSSPIIWRANWIHQSAAEKND, from the exons ATGAAATCACTTTCACCTTCTTCTCCACCATTTTTCTCCTCCTTAACATTGGAAGAATGGAACGGTTCATCCCCCACTAAGCTCTCCAAGACTTTCACCATCAAAgcttcttcttcctctttctccATTCAAAG ATCTGGTGCCCGCTTTACCCATGTCTGGAGACGATTTCTTCAAGCATTTGTTCCTGAG GGGTTTCCAAGCAGTGTTACTCCGGATTATGTTCCTTTTCAAATTTGGGATTTGTTACAG GGACTTTCAACATATATAAGGACCATGCTTTCTACCCAG GCTCTCTTGAGTGCTATTGGAGTTGGTGAGAAATCAGCTACTGTCATTGGTGCCACTTTTCAG TGGTTTTTGAGAGATCTAACTGGCATGGTTGGAGGAATCTTATTCACGTTCTACCAG GGATCAAATCTTGATAGCAATGCAAAAATGTGGCGTCTGGTTGCAGATCTCATGAACGATCTTG GTATGCTAATGGACCTCATTTCACCATTGTTTCCATCAGCTTTTGTTTTTATTGTTTGCTTAGGAAGCATATCAAGATCTTTCA CCGGAGTTGCGAGTGGAGCCACTAGAGCAGCTTTGACTCAACATTTTGCTCTTCAGGATAATGCTGCAGATATATCTGCTAAG GAAGGAAGTCAAGAAACTGTGGCTACGATGGTTGGCATGGCACTGGGAATGCTTGTTGCTCGCATTACTATTGGACATCCACTAGCAATTTGGTTTTCTTTTTTGTCTCTGACCCTGTTTCATATGTATG CAAACTACCGAGCTGTTCGATGCTTGGCACTGAACTCACTAAACCCTGAAAGAAGCTCTATTCTTTTGCACCATTTCACCGAGACTGGCCAAG TTCTCTCCCCTAAACAGGTCTCTTCACTGGAGAATGTTTTACCGATACAACTAACTCCATGGAGTTCAAAGAAGGCTAATTCATTGGATACAAAAGTACGTTTAGGCACAAGAATTTCTTCATTCGATGAAATGGAAAT TAAGGAGCATTTGCTTTCGGTAGCATCTTACTACACAAAAG CCAAGTACTTACTAGTGGAAAAGAAAGGAATCGTTAACGTTATTGTTCATAAAGATTCAAATGGCGCTGATATCCTAAAGTCCTTTATTCACGCTCTTGTCCTTGCAAATAATGCTTATAAAAGCAAATCTTTGCATTCAGACAGCCAAACATGGATGGAAAATCAGTATGAAGTATTTATTCAGAAG GTCAAGTCATTAGGGTGGAAAACAGAACGGCTCCTATCGTCACCTATCATATGGAGAGCAAACTGGATACACCAATCAGCGGCTGAAAAAAACGATTAG
- the LOC127119674 gene encoding pentatricopeptide repeat-containing protein At1g69290 — MAKKLFNLNVPYRSFSSTPETPTLYSFLQPCLFSLKKPYFDQPQNLPTSPPHSLSLTPHQLSSLQTTLHKSLITSQTDEAWKSFKTLTTHRSFPPKPLTNSLLTHLSSLGDIHNLKRAFASTIYLIEKNPNLLHFDTIHTMLVSMKSANTAAPAFAIVKTMFKNRFFIPFDSWGGVVIDIARNNDNLAAFLPVFEENCRVALSEKMEFMKPDVAACNASLEACCCCLESVTDAERVVGIMSNLGVKPDEFSFGFLAYLYALKGLGDKIDELKVLMTSFGYSKNNKCFYSNLISGYVKSGNLASVESSFLTSLNDRDGEDVWSFDRDTFCLVVKEYLQMGNIKGLANLIIEAQKFESSNVKVDESLGFGIVNACVSIGLSDKAHSILDEMNALGGSVGLGVYVPILKAYCKENRTAEATLLVMEISSSGLQLDVETYDALIETSMSSQDFQSVFSLFRDMREARITDLKGSYLTIMTGLMENNRPELMAAFLDEVVEDPRVEVGTHDWNSIIHAFCKAGRLEDARRTFRRMIFLQFEPNDQTYLSMINGYVSAEKYFDVMMLWNEVKRKLSADGPKGIKFDQNLVDAFLYAMVKGGFFDAVMQVVEKSKEMKIFVDKWRYKQAFMEKHKKLKVARLRKKNFRKMEALIAFKNWAGLNA; from the coding sequence ATGGCCAAAAAGCTTTTCAATTTGAATGTTCCATATCGATCATTCTCCTCCACACCCGAAACTCCCACTCTCTACTCTTTCCTTCAACCATGTTTATTTTCCCTCAAAAAACCCTATTTTGATCAACCCCAAAACCTCCCAACTTCTCCACCACACTCCCTCTCCCTCACACCTCACCAACTTTCATCTCTTCAAACAACTCTCCACAAATCCCTCATCACTTCTCAAACCGATGAGGCTTGGAAATCCTTCAAAACCCTCACAACCCACCGTTCCTTCCCACCTAAACCCCTCACCAATTCCCTCCTTACCCACTTATCCTCCCTCGGCGACATTCACAATCTCAAAAGGGCTTTTGCATCCACTATCTATCTCATTGAGAAAAACCCGAACTTGCTCCATTTCGATACCATCCATACCATGCTTGTTTCCATGAAATCTGCCAACACTGCTGCCCCGGCTTTTGCAATTGTTAAAACAATGTTTAAAAATAGGTTTTTTATCCCTTTTGATTCGTGGGGTGGTGTGGTTATTGACATTGCCAGGAACAATGATAACCTTGCTGCTTTTTTGCCTGTTTTTGAAGAGAACTGTAGGGTTGCTTTGAGTGAGAAGATGGAGTTTATGAAGCCGGATGTTGCTGCTTGTAATGCTTCTCTTGAAGCTTGCTGTTGTTGCCTTGAATCGGTAACGGATGCTGAGAGAGTTGTTGGAATAATGTCGAATCTCGGTGTTAAACCTGATGAGTTTAGTTTTGGGTTTCTTGCTTATTTATATGCACTTAAAGGGTTAGGAGATAAGATAGATGAGTTAAAAGTTTTGATGACGAGTTTTGGTTACTCGAAAAACAATAAATGTTTTTATTCTAATTTGATTAGTGGTTATGTTAAGTCTGGTAATTTAGCTTCTGTGGAGTCGAGTTTTCTCACTAGTCTGAATGATAGAGATGGGGAGGATGTTTGGAGTTTTGATAGAGATACTTTTTGCTTAGTGGTTAAGGAGTATCTTCAGATGGGAAATATCAAGGGTTTGGCTAATTTGATTATTGAAGCTCAGAAGTTTGAGTCTTCAAATGTCAAAGTTGACGAGTCTTTAGGATTTGGTATTGTTAATGCATGTGTTAGTATTGGATTATCAGACAAAGCACACAGTATTCTCGATGAAATGAATGCTTTGGGAGGCTCTGTCGGTCTTGGAGTCTATGTACCGATCTTGAAGGCTTACTGCAAAGAGAATCGAACTGCCGAGGCTACTTTATTGGTGATGGAGATTAGTAGTTCAGGTCTTCAGTTGGACGTGGAAACGTATGATGCTCTGATAGAAACGTCAATGTCCAGTCAAGACTTCCAGTCGGTGTTTTCTCTGTTTAGAGATATGAGAGAGGCGAGGATTACTGATTTGAAAGGGAGTTACTTGACTATAATGACAGGTTTGATGGAGAATAATCGACCTGAGTTGATGGCAGCTTTCTTAGATGAAGTGGTTGAGGATCCACGCGTTGAAGTTGGTACTCACGATTGGAATTCTATAATCCATGCTTTTTGTAAAGCTGGTAGATTAGAAGATGCAAGGAGAACTTTCAGAAGGATGATATTCCTGCAATTTGAGCCAAATGATCAGACTTACTTGTCCATGATCAACGGATATGTTTCGGCAGAGAAATATTTTGATGTAATGATGCTGTGGAATGAGGTTAAACGAAAATTATCAGCCGATGGACCAAAGGGGATCAAATTCGACCAAAATCTGGTTGATGCATTCCTGTATGCTATGGTCAAGGGAGGTTTCTTTGATGCTGTGATGCAAGTTGTTGAGAAATCTAAAGAGATGAAAATATTTGTTGATAAGTGGAGATACAAACAAGCATTCATGGAGAAACATAAAAAGCTCAAAGTGGCCAGGTTAAGAAAAAAGAATTTCAGAAAAATGGAAGCGCTTATTGCTTTCAAGAATTGGGCTGGCTTAAATGCATGA
- the LOC127123387 gene encoding uncharacterized protein LOC127123387, which translates to MVKKKVGKWKMCMDFTGLNKACSKDRYLLPHIDRLIDGASGFCLLSIMDAYSGYDQIRMNPLDAPKMAEYEALIAGMRLAKEVGVIHLLVQTVSQLITSQVRGEFQKKDPSLVRYLQKALKISQTFVEFEYATEMHLRTDSEDASPDQKKPRSIIRLDRVYLRCVWRCNSEI; encoded by the exons ATGGTAAAAAAGAAAGTGGGAAAGTGGAAAATGTGCATGGATTTCACTGGCTTGAATAAGGCATGTTCCAAAGATCGTTATCTTCTTCCTCACATTGATCGGCTCATCGACGGGGCTTCTGGTTTCTGTCTTCTCAGTATCATGGATGCTTACTCGGGTTACGATCAGATACGGATGAATCCATTGGATGCTCCTAAGATG GCAGAGTATGAAGCTTTGATTGCAGGAATGAGGTTGGCAAAAGAGGTTGGAGTAATACATTTGCTTGTTCAAACTGTCTCTCAGTTAATCACCAGCCAGGTCAGAGGAGAGTTTCAGAAGAAGGATCCATCGTTAGTCAGATACTTGCAAAAAGCTCTCAAGATATCTCAGACGTTTGTGGAATTTGAG TATGCTACGGAGATGCATCTACGGACAGattccgaagatgcatctccagatCAAAAAAAGCCACGCTCCATAATTAGGCTAGATCGCGTGTATTTGAGATGCGTTTGGAGATGCAACTCCGAAATCTAG